In the Topomyia yanbarensis strain Yona2022 chromosome 3, ASM3024719v1, whole genome shotgun sequence genome, one interval contains:
- the LOC131690356 gene encoding uncharacterized protein LOC131690356 translates to MVRVKNRYILVQFMCNNRSETEALSLTSNHLASFLREKIEKYYGEFGIASTVRLHVIYFNEKTRLCIIQTRHGPHRFVTSILPLLTVADTETVRYRTLYVGATLQQCQKFIARYQQEYVNRRIGSCNGQAQKDRFIEEVTKMKQI, encoded by the exons ATGGTTCGTGTAAAAAACAG ATATATCTTGGTCcagtttatgtgcaacaaccgATCGGAAACCGAAGCTTTATCACTTACCTCCAACCATTTGGCTAGCTTTCTCCGGGAAAAGATTGAAAAATATTACGGCGAATTTGGCATTGCCAGTACCGTTCGATTGCACGTAATATATTTCAACGAGAAGACACGTCTATGCATCATCCAGACTCGTCACGGACCGCACCGTTTTGTTACCAGTATTTTGCCTCTGTTGACTGTG GCCGATACGGAGACGGTACGATACAGAACACTTTATGTGGGGGCTACACTTCAGCAGTGTCAAAAGTTTATTGCTCGATACCAACAGGAATACGTTAATAGGAGGATCGGTAGCTGCAACGGTCAAGCACAAAAGGATCGTTTTATTGAGGAAGTGAccaaaatgaaacaaatctaG